The following is a genomic window from Hydrogenobaculum sp. Y04AAS1.
CTCTTGTGTGAAACTCCTTTGCAATCTTTATAACATCAGCTACTTTTTCTTCCATAATTAAAAGTTATAGTATATTCTTTGTTTTAGGGATTGTCAAGTGAGTGCATAAATATCTTGCAAAAAATCAAAAATTTATTATATTTATTTTTAAGGAGGATGAAATATGGCAAATGTAAATGCTAATGTAAATGTTATTGGTGCTTATAACGCTTACGGTGCAAATCACCATAATAAGGTAAACGAGCAAGCTAACAATCAAAACACGGCTCAAAATACAGCTCAAACTGCAGCTATTAGCAAAAGCAATCAAGTTAAAAATCAAAATACTCAAGAACAGCAAAATAATCAGAACCTTCAAAATAACCCACAGCTTACAGCAACTGTATTGAACCTTTATAGATAAAGCTTAGTGGCGTATCTTGTTTGGGGAAAAGGAAGAAGCGGTTTAGCGGCTTTTAACCTTTTAAAAGCAAAAGGTTTTAAGGCTTATATAGGGGACGATAAAGAAGATAAAAATCTTTGGCAAGATGTCTGGAATGAGATAGACACAGTAGTTTTATCGCCTGGTATACCACCTTTTCATCCTCTTTGGAAAGAGGCTATAAAATCTTCAAAAGAAGTAATAGGAGAAACCGAATTAGCTTATAGATTTTACAAAGGTAAAAATATAATAGCAGTAACAGGTACCGATGGCAAATCTACCACTGTGCATCTTATACATCATTTCACCTCTTTTAAAGAAGGAGGTAACTTCGGCACACCTTTTAGCGAAATAGTCCTTGATAACGATAAAGAGAATGTAGCGCTAGAAGCATCTTCTTTTCAAGGGAAAACCTTGGATACGTTTAGACCAAACGTAGGTGTATTTTTAAACTTTTCGAAAGATCACCTTGATTGGCATCCAAGCTTAGAAGACTATCTTTTGTCAAAACAGAAGATATTTAAAAATCAAACACAAGAAGATATATTGATATTAAATGCCCAAAAACCAGTATGCGATACTCCTTCTTTAGCTAAAAAGATATTTTTTGGTGAAAATGGGGATTTGAAAGTTGTGGGAAGTGATGTATATTACAAAGATGAACTTTTGATAGAGAATATATCTCATCCTTCTTTAAAAGGTCTTCACAATCTTTATAATATTGCGGTTGCTAGTTTTGTGGCTTTTAGTATGGGTATAAGTTTAGAAGAGATAAAAAAGAACTTAGAAACCTTCGAAGCACTTCCTTTTAGATACCAATACTTAGGAAACTTTGAAGGTATCGATATATGCAACGATTCTAAATCCACAACGGTAAATGCCCTTATGAGCGCTTTAGAATCTACCAAAGCCCCTATTCTTCTTATAGCTGGTGGTATAGATAAAGGAGGGGATTTTTCTTCTATTGAGGCTTACAAAGATAAGATTAAAGCCGTATTTTTGTATGGAAAAGATAAAAATCTAATAAAAGATCAAATTGAGCATTTTTTAAAAGTGTATGTATTGGAGGATTTGGAAAGCGCTCTTCTAAAGGTCAAAGAGCAGGCAAGAAAAGGTGATACTATACTTTTTTCTCCAGCTTGCGCTTCTTTTGATATGTTTGAAAGTTATAAGCATAGAGGTGAGGTTTTTAACGAGCTTGTAAAAAAGCATTTTAATAGTTGAATTTTAATAGTTGATGTATGGAAGCTTTGGTACTTTTTTCATTTTCACCAATTTAAAGTGCATACCCCAAAGTTTTTTGAGGTAATGCCCTATCACAGGCATAGGTAAGAATATTGCTTTTTTATCGTTTCTATAAACAAGCCCGGCTCCTTTTGTGCCCATGTCCATAAGGCATATTATACTCATATGCTCTTTATAGCTTTTTGGTGCTCCTTTAGCTTTATCTTCTTTTAGAGCTATATTAAAAGCGCAAACTCTTGCCATTGCTTCGGCAAGATGTCCTTGTTTGGCTTTCCAATCTGGTCCTTCTAAAGCGGCGGAATCACCTATAGCGTATACATAATCAAAATCAATTACTTTTGTGGTATCGTCTATTTTTATAAACCCAGCTTCGTTTTGTGGTAAATCGGATTCTTTTATAGCTTTATGCCCATCAGTGGCTGGTATAAAGGCTATAACATCTGCTTCTATCTTTTCACCATCTTCTAACACTACGCCATCTTTTTGAAACTCTTTTATCTTCTTACCGGTTTTTATGTTTATATTTAGTTTTTTGAGCATATCCATGGCGCTGTTGTAAGCTTTTTCTCCAAGTCTAATACCTGGTTTATCCATCGGCGCAAAAAATGTTATTTCAAAGTTCTCTCTTAGATTTAGTTTTCTAAGGTAATCGTCTAAGTTTAATAAAAGCTCAAAAGCAGGTCCTCCTCTTACACCAGATGGGTCTTTTGGATTGCCACCAAAACCTATAGCTATTTTACCAGAACCTTTTAAAACAAGCTTTTGGATTGCTTCTCTTAGTTCTAATGCTTGAGTGGGTTCTGAGCATATAGAGTAAGCGTATTCCATGCCTTTTGGATTTACTTTAGATCCCCCAAGGGCTATCACAAGATAATCAAAATCTTTTAAACTACCATTCTCTTTTAGTACTACTTCCTTTTCTTTGGCTTTTATAGACAAAACTTCATCTTTGATAAATCTAAAGTTATGTATTAAGGCTAAGTTGTTTAGATTCATCTTTATATCGTTAAATTTTATCCTCTCTACAGGTATCCATATAGCCAGTGGATATATATAGTAGTAATCTCTATTTGAAACAAGCGTTACGTCAAAACCATATTCACTAAGCAAAGAAGCTACCTCTACACCAGCTATACCACCGCCTAATACCAATACCTTTTTCATATTAAGTTAATATACTCTTACTTTGTATTATTTTCTATGCCAAAAGCCATAAAACTAAATCCCTATATGATTTCACAATTAAATCAGTCTTATTGCAATATAATAGTTTTGATGAACTTTAAAAATGTCTTCTTAATAAATGTGTTTTTTCTGATCTTTAGGATAACGTACGTGCTTTTTTACCCTATATCCTTGGACCCAGAAGAAGTTCAGTATTGGGACTGGGCTAGACATATAGATTTTAGCTACTACTCAAAACCTCCTTTGGTGGCATATTTAAACTTTGTCTCGATGCATCTTTTTGGTATAAACAATTTAGCTGTTAGAATATGGCCCATTTTGTTTGCTTTTATAATGTTAAACTTTTCTTATTTTTTTGTTAAAAAAATATATGGTCCATCTGCTGCCTTCTGGTCTTCTGTTATACCAAACACCGTCATAGGCTTTAACATAAACGCAATACTGATGACCACCGATGCGCCTTTTTTGTTTTTCTGGGGACTTAGTGTCATAGCAATGTACGAAGCCCTTCATAAGAATAAATTAAGAGACTACATATACCTTGGCATATTTGCAGGACTTGCTTTTTTAGCAAAGTATACCGCTGTTTTTTTGGTGCTTGGTTTTATTTATGCTTTTATATATAAAAAAGATGTTCTTAAAAGCTTTAAACCTTATCTTTCAATGTTAATAGCTACAGTACTTGGCATTCAAGTGATAATATGGAATGCTTTTCATCACTTCGATGGGTTTAAGCATGTGGGGGCTTTGGCGGGAATAGAAGATGATGCTAGTGTTAAAGCCCTAAGGGTTTTGAATTTCCTAGGAGGGCAAATTGGAGTGTTATCAATAGTCTGGTTTTTTGTATTTTTATACGCTTCTTTTAAAAGCCTAAAACAAAAAGACCACAATGATATGTATTTTATCATTTTATCTTGGCCTATTTTGCTATTTTTTGCTATTCTTAGTATAAATACAAACGTACAAGCCAATTGGCCAGATTTTGCTTACTTTAGTGCGTTTATTTTAATATCAAAATATTTTGAGGCTTTTAGAAAAAAGATACTTTATATAGGTTTTTCTATGCTTATAACAATACTTGTGATGTTTACACCAATTCTTGATTTAATAGGTCTTGGTAATATTTTAAAACCCATTCACGATCCTACAAAATTTTTGGCAGGCTGGGATAAGCTTGGTGCTTTTGTATCAAGATTTTACAAACCTGGGGATTTGGTGTTTAGCGATTACTATCAAATAGCTGGGGAGCTTGCTTTTTATATGAAAGACCATCCTGAAGTGTTTTGTATAAATTTAGGTACAAGGATGAATGAGTTTTATCTATGGCAACCTCTTATGAAAAACGATATAGGGCACGATGGGATCTTTGTAAGCGTTCATCCGATAGATGACAAAGTTTTATCTGGCTTTAAAAAAATAATATATCAAACCACTTACACCGTTTACTGGAGATCTAAACCTGTAGAAACCTACTATATATATGTATTAAAAGATTACAACGGGCATATAAAACAGGTAAAGACACGTAGTTATTAAATCAATAAAAATATCCTATTGATATATAGTATTTTATAGAAGAGTTTATGTTTGGTATTTTTGTGATGGGTTTTGCTACATCAAATCTTACAGGGCCAATCGGTGTATATACAAATACACCAGCACCAACATCTTGTTTTATATTTTTTGTAATACCAGATATGTTGTTGGCTACGTTGCCGACATCTGTGAAAAGTGCCAAGTTAAAGGGGCTTTTGATGGGAAAATCTATCTCGTTTCTTAAAAACCCGTAATATTTTCCGCCTTCTGGAGAACCTATATCTTCAAAGTTATAACCCATCATATCCTTAAGACCACCTAAGAAAAACCTTTGGTATATAAGGCCGTCGTTTTCTGCTCCAAACCCAAATTTAAAACTATAAAATATCTTATCTATTATATGTATAAGATAGTATGTATTTATATTAAAACTGTTGTAACCGGTTTGTAGGCTTTTGGTGAAACTAACGTTGTCATAGCCTATTTTTGTGGGGTTTATGGATCTATTTTTGTAATCTCTTGTGAGGTTGAAGCTAACGGTTTCTTGATTTGAATATCCGTTGTCTTGAATAGGAGCGTTGTAAACATAGTCTCTTGTCCTGGAATAGCCTATGCTAAAGGTATAATAATTTCCTATCCTTCTTCCTATATCAAGGTTTATGCCTTTTGATAAAAAGTAATAGCTGTTGTGTATTTCAAAATCCCTTTGATAGAAAATATCCCCTAAGTAATTTTTAGAAAATAAAAATTTGTCAGATATACCAAGTTTGTAAGTGGTGTTTAAGCTGGATATGTTGTAGTTGAATATCGCCATCGCCGGTGTGCCAAATAAATCTGCCCACATCAAGGAACTATCTAATATCAACCTTTGTTCTGTGTTGTAACCTGCTTTTACTCTAAAAAACCCTCTTTTACCCTCTTGGAGTTCTATGAGTCTATCCACTTTCTTTTGTTTTTTATTTAAAAACGTTTCTAAGTTTACTGCACTAAATATTGAGCTTTCTTGTAGATTTTTTATCGCCCTTCTTTCGTCCTCTAAGGAGTAATACTTTGGTAATGCTGCCATATATTGGATGCTATGCTCTAATGTGTGGTTGTAGCCATATATCACCGTGTTTCCGTTTTCGTATCTTTTACCTAAGTTTATATCAAACGTATATATGTATTTGTAATAATGTTTGCCTATAGTTTTTACCTGTGCCACTGGCTTTATTTTTACGTCAAAATATCCGTATTTCTTAGCGGTTAAGATACTATCTTTGTAAAGGTCTTCTATGTCTTTTGCATTGTATTCTCTTGGAGTTTTATAGCTTTTAAAAATATCTAGGATGTGTCTGTTTTTAGTGCCTTTTACTATGATACGGCCTAATATAATCTTATAACCTTTGTTTATGTTTATATTTATGTTTGCTTGATAGTTTGGCAACTTCTCTACGTTGTATTTGTAGGAAAATCCATATATGTATCCTTCTTTTTTAAGTTTTTTGTGATATTCTTTTACGAGAGCTTTTATTTTAAATAAATCCAAATAATTATCTTTAACTTTATAGTGCTTTTTTATAAAATCTTCCAAAGCTTTGCAGTTGGAAGATATATTGTTTAGTTTGTACCTTTGACCCTCTTCTATGTAAAATATGGCGTTTGTATACTCTTTGTTTACCTTGTAGTGGATTTTTGCATCAAGATAACCCATATCTTTGTAAAATCTTAAGATGTTTCCTTTTGCTTGTTGTAGTGTAAATATATCTATATCGCTTATATTTGCCACCTTTTTTAAGATTTTATCGTTAAAAGCTTTGTTGCCTTCAAAAGAGATACTCCCTAAAGGTCTTTGATAGACTTTGTAATAAATATCTACTACACCACCTTCTCCAAGGGCTACTTTTGTAAAAGGTATTGGATAGTTTAAAAATTTTGAGATATCGTTTACAAAAACCCCCACTATATGAAATATGTTATGTTTTATATTTTGTGCTCCAAAGATAGCCTTAAAAGGTCTTTTTGTGATAAGCGTTTTTAGCTTTTCTTGATATACAAAAACCCTCGCGTTTTTACCAAAGTGTTTTCTTACTATGTTGTATATTTTGTTTAGGTTTTTGATGTTTGCTATATCACCTATTGGAAGATTATCATTTTTGAACTTTTTTCCATTTACAAAAACATCCTTTATAAAGTAGAGATTTCCCTCTTTTATGTTGATATATACATTTAAATATCCATCTTTGCTTTCTGTTATTTTGTCTTTTACCTTTGCTTTCAAAAACCCATGATCTTTGTAAAACTCCTCTAAAAACTCTTTTATTAGCTTTTCTTTTTTTCCAATAGACTCTTTTACAGGTGTGCCAGGTCTTATATTTGCTATCGGTATGAGGTCTATAGCATGGTAAAAGGTGTTGCCGGTTATTTTTACATGCTTTATTATTGGATATCTTTCTATGTATAAAATAGGTTTATCTTCTTTAAAGCCCAAAACTTTTACATCTTTTACATAATCTATATTTTTTATAATACCTATCATTCTTTTTAGATTCTCTTTTGTGATAACTTTTGAGAAGTTATTTTTTGCCAAAGGATAATTTGATGTTATAATAGCTTCTCCAAAAGCTTTGTTTATTAAAAGTAAAATAACTATTAACATTATTTTTTTCATCTTTTTAATTATAATAAAAATTTAGGATTCTAAATATTTTAAAACGTTTTTAAAATAATCTGGCATATCTATCTCAAATTCCATTGGTTTTTGGCTTTTAGGATGAAGAAAGCTTAGCTTGTAAGCCACCAGCAAAAACCTTTTACCTATCATATGTTCAAGGGTTTTATCAAAATAAGAGTGCTTGTAGCCATAAAGCGTATCCCCAACGATAGGATGTCCTATGTAAGACATGTGGACTCTTATTTGATGGGTTCTTCCAGTGTATATTTTTATGTCTAGCAAGCTTGCATTTTTCAAAGGTTTTTCTAAGCTGTATTTTGTTATAGCCAGTTTTCCCTCGTTTGCCACTTCAAATTTTAATCTGTTGGTTGGATGTCTTCTTATAAAAGTTTCTATGGTTTGCTCTTTAAACCTTGATATACCATATACTATAGCTTTATAGTGTTTATCTACCTCTTTATTTTTAAACATCAAAGATAGCTTTTGATGGCTGACATCGTTTTTTGCTATTACCATAAGCCCATGAGTATATCTATCAAGCCTATGCACAATGCCCGGTCTTTCTACCCCACCTATTACAGACAAATCTCCAAACTTAGCAAGTAAAGCGTTTACTAACGTGTTTTCATCGTGTCCTGGTCCTGTATGAGAAGGCATGCCAGAGGGTTTTACCACCACAGCCAAATCGTTATCTTCATAGAGTATATCTATATGTATATCTTGGGCTTTTACATCTAATTTTTTTGGAGGAGGTATTTCAAACTCTAATACATCGTTTTCAAAAACCTTTTTTGAGCTTTTAAAAACCTTTTCACCGTTTATCAAAACACCGTTTTCTTTTA
Proteins encoded in this region:
- the murD gene encoding UDP-N-acetylmuramoyl-L-alanine--D-glutamate ligase, giving the protein MAYLVWGKGRSGLAAFNLLKAKGFKAYIGDDKEDKNLWQDVWNEIDTVVLSPGIPPFHPLWKEAIKSSKEVIGETELAYRFYKGKNIIAVTGTDGKSTTVHLIHHFTSFKEGGNFGTPFSEIVLDNDKENVALEASSFQGKTLDTFRPNVGVFLNFSKDHLDWHPSLEDYLLSKQKIFKNQTQEDILILNAQKPVCDTPSLAKKIFFGENGDLKVVGSDVYYKDELLIENISHPSLKGLHNLYNIAVASFVAFSMGISLEEIKKNLETFEALPFRYQYLGNFEGIDICNDSKSTTVNALMSALESTKAPILLIAGGIDKGGDFSSIEAYKDKIKAVFLYGKDKNLIKDQIEHFLKVYVLEDLESALLKVKEQARKGDTILFSPACASFDMFESYKHRGEVFNELVKKHFNS
- a CDS encoding FAD-dependent oxidoreductase, whose protein sequence is MKKVLVLGGGIAGVEVASLLSEYGFDVTLVSNRDYYYIYPLAIWIPVERIKFNDIKMNLNNLALIHNFRFIKDEVLSIKAKEKEVVLKENGSLKDFDYLVIALGGSKVNPKGMEYAYSICSEPTQALELREAIQKLVLKGSGKIAIGFGGNPKDPSGVRGGPAFELLLNLDDYLRKLNLRENFEITFFAPMDKPGIRLGEKAYNSAMDMLKKLNINIKTGKKIKEFQKDGVVLEDGEKIEADVIAFIPATDGHKAIKESDLPQNEAGFIKIDDTTKVIDFDYVYAIGDSAALEGPDWKAKQGHLAEAMARVCAFNIALKEDKAKGAPKSYKEHMSIICLMDMGTKGAGLVYRNDKKAIFLPMPVIGHYLKKLWGMHFKLVKMKKVPKLPYINY
- a CDS encoding glycosyltransferase family 39 protein, translating into MNFKNVFLINVFFLIFRITYVLFYPISLDPEEVQYWDWARHIDFSYYSKPPLVAYLNFVSMHLFGINNLAVRIWPILFAFIMLNFSYFFVKKIYGPSAAFWSSVIPNTVIGFNINAILMTTDAPFLFFWGLSVIAMYEALHKNKLRDYIYLGIFAGLAFLAKYTAVFLVLGFIYAFIYKKDVLKSFKPYLSMLIATVLGIQVIIWNAFHHFDGFKHVGALAGIEDDASVKALRVLNFLGGQIGVLSIVWFFVFLYASFKSLKQKDHNDMYFIILSWPILLFFAILSINTNVQANWPDFAYFSAFILISKYFEAFRKKILYIGFSMLITILVMFTPILDLIGLGNILKPIHDPTKFLAGWDKLGAFVSRFYKPGDLVFSDYYQIAGELAFYMKDHPEVFCINLGTRMNEFYLWQPLMKNDIGHDGIFVSVHPIDDKVLSGFKKIIYQTTYTVYWRSKPVETYYIYVLKDYNGHIKQVKTRSY
- a CDS encoding BamA/TamA family outer membrane protein, coding for MKKIMLIVILLLINKAFGEAIITSNYPLAKNNFSKVITKENLKRMIGIIKNIDYVKDVKVLGFKEDKPILYIERYPIIKHVKITGNTFYHAIDLIPIANIRPGTPVKESIGKKEKLIKEFLEEFYKDHGFLKAKVKDKITESKDGYLNVYINIKEGNLYFIKDVFVNGKKFKNDNLPIGDIANIKNLNKIYNIVRKHFGKNARVFVYQEKLKTLITKRPFKAIFGAQNIKHNIFHIVGVFVNDISKFLNYPIPFTKVALGEGGVVDIYYKVYQRPLGSISFEGNKAFNDKILKKVANISDIDIFTLQQAKGNILRFYKDMGYLDAKIHYKVNKEYTNAIFYIEEGQRYKLNNISSNCKALEDFIKKHYKVKDNYLDLFKIKALVKEYHKKLKKEGYIYGFSYKYNVEKLPNYQANINININKGYKIILGRIIVKGTKNRHILDIFKSYKTPREYNAKDIEDLYKDSILTAKKYGYFDVKIKPVAQVKTIGKHYYKYIYTFDINLGKRYENGNTVIYGYNHTLEHSIQYMAALPKYYSLEDERRAIKNLQESSIFSAVNLETFLNKKQKKVDRLIELQEGKRGFFRVKAGYNTEQRLILDSSLMWADLFGTPAMAIFNYNISSLNTTYKLGISDKFLFSKNYLGDIFYQRDFEIHNSYYFLSKGINLDIGRRIGNYYTFSIGYSRTRDYVYNAPIQDNGYSNQETVSFNLTRDYKNRSINPTKIGYDNVSFTKSLQTGYNSFNINTYYLIHIIDKIFYSFKFGFGAENDGLIYQRFFLGGLKDMMGYNFEDIGSPEGGKYYGFLRNEIDFPIKSPFNLALFTDVGNVANNISGITKNIKQDVGAGVFVYTPIGPVRFDVAKPITKIPNINSSIKYYISIGYFY
- a CDS encoding RluA family pseudouridine synthase, giving the protein MPQIKITPDIAGERIDVLISNIYKDISREYIKRIIKENGVLINGEKVFKSSKKVFENDVLEFEIPPPKKLDVKAQDIHIDILYEDNDLAVVVKPSGMPSHTGPGHDENTLVNALLAKFGDLSVIGGVERPGIVHRLDRYTHGLMVIAKNDVSHQKLSLMFKNKEVDKHYKAIVYGISRFKEQTIETFIRRHPTNRLKFEVANEGKLAITKYSLEKPLKNASLLDIKIYTGRTHQIRVHMSYIGHPIVGDTLYGYKHSYFDKTLEHMIGKRFLLVAYKLSFLHPKSQKPMEFEIDMPDYFKNVLKYLES